Part of the Plasmodium knowlesi strain H genome assembly, chromosome: 11 genome is shown below.
TTGTAATCACATGCATTTGTTCCTGTCACGAGGGTTACCACACCCCTTATTCTACGCTACACAAAAATGATAGATGTTGTCAAAATATTCAGCAAGGGAGGACTCATCCTGTGGTCCTACACCTTCTACGAAATAGAAGACGCCACCATACGAACCATTGTGAAGCAAATACTCATAGAGGAAAAGTACGAAGACTTTTGCAAGAAGTATAATAAATTTCACGCCAAATGGAAGTTGCTTAACGATGTAGATATCGTTATCCTCATTGTATATCAAGGGATACAGAATTCTGCGTATGTagagaatttatttttaaaaattaaaaaatcttTTGTAAAACTATTGCCCAAAAGTTTGGAGTACTTGGACTTGGATCTACCCTTGAACTTCGACAAGCAGTTTTTGAAAATCGTCGAGGATGTGGAGGCCATTTTATCCTGCACGGGGGCGGGTGCTGATAGGCGGGGAAGTGTGGATGGGCGAAGAGGAAGCATAGGCAGACGAAAAAACAGTTCCGATAAAACCAAAGACGATCATGGAGACGTCAGCGAAGACACAGGTGCCAGCGAACGAACGGATGCAGATAGCTACCCAGACAACAGCGATGGAAATTGTGAGGAatcgaaggggaagaagaaacatggcgcacacaaaatggaaggagaaaaatacagCAATAAAAGAAGCGAAGAGGATGAGAAAACGCTGGATGACGATGAACCAGGTGTAAGGCGAAAAAgtaaaacgaagaaaaaaagtgcaagAGAATGGGAACTAAGCAAAAAGATAACTAAAAAGGACATCGAAAAATTGGATTactcaaaaaatgaaaataactcAACAGATGTACACGAAATGAACAAGTACGAAGGAGAGTTTGAAGACTCCAGTGATTGCAACGTGGATAACAGTAATCATCTCCTCAATAAATTAAATGATTCCATTCTGAAGGTATTCTCGTACAATAGTAAGATAGAGGAAAATGATATCGAGTCAATCTTACAAGGAGTTAAAAATAAGCTGCTCTCGAAAAATGTCGCAGCAGGAATATGTGACACGTTAATTGAGAAGATGAAAGGGAACCTcattggaaaaa
Proteins encoded:
- a CDS encoding signal recognition particle receptor subunit alpha, putative yields the protein MIDVVKIFSKGGLILWSYTFYEIEDATIRTIVKQILIEEKYEDFCKKYNKFHAKWKLLNDVDIVILIVYQGIQNSAYVENLFLKIKKSFVKLLPKSLEYLDLDLPLNFDKQFLKIVEDVEAILSCTGAGADRRGSVDGRRGSIGRRKNSSDKTKDDHGDVSEDTGASERTDADSYPDNSDGNCEESKGKKKHGAHKMEGEKYSNKRSEEDEKTLDDDEPGVRRKSKTKKKSAREWELSKKITKKDIEKLDYSKNENNSTDVHEMNKYEGEFEDSSDCNVDNSNHLLNKLNDSILKVFSYNSKIEENDIESILQGVKNKLLSKNVAAGICDTLIEKMKGNLIGKKKTLFSMNVKKTVSTVLSDTIQSILIPKESVDILRAALEAKSIGKLYSIVFLGVNGVGKSTNLAKVCYYLKTKGNLKIMIAACDTFRAGAVEQLRTHANCLDVFLYEKGYGKDAAAIAKEAIAYAKKENFNVILIDTAGRMQDNEPLMRSLGKLILINNPDFILFVGEALVGNDAIDQLKKFNQALTDATCNSNKRTIDGILLTKFDTVDDKVGTALSMVYLTGKPIVFVGIGQKYTHLKKFNVSMVVKALS